attttcttgacATTCGAAGTTTTCTAAATGATAACAGTCCATTATTGATTTAATGACAATTTGGGTtcaaaaaacaatttaaatgaTCAACAAATCATGCCTGACTCAAGTGTTATTGAGACTTACAGTCATAGTTAGACCATCCAATTCGTTGACCAGCCAGATCATAAACAAAGATTTTGTCTTTCAGAACTAGATCTGCAAAAAACAAGAGAAACAAGAGTTAGTATCTGAAAACCAAAAGCAGTTCAAAGCTCAATGTATCTTTAAGAGTACATAACAGGATTGAATAATGAGTCGAATTATTAGTCAGGATGACAATTCAGAGAAACTTGTCTGTGTTATGAGAGCAGGAAATGGGAATCAATATATTCCTAATTCCTTTAACTTTCTAGAACTCCATGTATAGGTTACATCTATATTAACCATTAAAGGAATAAGGAATGCTGAAAAACGGCAATAAACAAACTTAAAAGATTGAAAACGCTGAACAGAGAGCTGAATATCAGGAGCATAACAAgggttcttttctttattccccttacaaaaattgaaaaaaaaaactttatagGAAAATCTCACAAGAAAACAGTAAGGCAGGGAAGGATTTGATTAACATATCAAtggaaaataagataaaaaggCCCCTCTTGAATCTCGGAAAATAGGAGCAAAAATGTAAGGAAGATACTAAAAGTGGCCCTGTTTCTAAAgcatattcaattaattttctcatcTTTCTCTATCCACTATCCAAACTAAGGCATTAGTATGCAACACAGGACTTGTATGCTAATTAACACATTTAAAATCAAGACGAGAAACAATTAGCAGTGAGGTTTTGATAATACTGACATTAGAGCTTCAGGTCAAACCAAAAAttcagaaagaaagaaaaaaaaaaaagagagaggacAGTTTGacagaaaattaaactataaatCCTAGACATGAATCTACTTATGTGTCTAGTCAGAAACATTTTCTGTTTGGTGTGAATACCTCCTAAAATTGTCTGACCCTGAATTTTCTGAATGCCAATGCACCACACTGCAGTACCACCCTGCAAAAGAAAGATCAATGAAAAGGTTTCTTTGAGAAATCGAACTCAAAATGGAAGACTTCAAAAACTCTCTGTTGACTCCAAACATCAGGTTTAAGCGAACACTTTGACAAACATAAACCAACAAGATAAAAAACAGAACACAACCAATATCaggataaaattttcacaaaccAGGACTGAGGTAATATAAAAAGCAATACAAGGGTAATCATATTGAGTGAATACAAAAAGTTGCAGGCATACAGGCAATCAATTGTCTGAAGAAAGCTTtggagaaataattaaatacagTGAATGAAGTTTTCCCAATGCATGAATTATTTCATGGAAAGAGGAGCATGCAAAGccaaaaaaaggggaaaaagataaaaccaaagggaaaaaagaaaaccaataaCACGACAAATTTAGTTCAAAACAAATTGATCCTGTTCCAGTTGAGCTGGCACCATATGAACAACAAGTCACACCCTCAACAATTTTTCTTAATGACCAGATATATTCATTTATGCAGttaatatttatgtatgtGCATACGTATATCATACACTAATGCTTATATTAAGCTTAGCAACTCACAACAGAATTCTGCTGTATAAGGTATTCTTGAGCGTTCAAAATCAGGGATGCACCTCCAGCAAAGTTGAAGCTAATTTGAGGAAATATTGCAGTACTgaacacaaaataaacacataaaaaggAGTTGATATTATCCCAGAAGAATGAGCACtagattaaataaactaaGGCAATTAATCAAGAAAGTGAACCTGGAGGTGATTAGAAAACACTGATTTCCCTTGGTAAGAACTGGGCGCACAGACTGAGAGACAGAACTCGTAATCTGCACAACATGAGAGCTTTATACCTCAATCTTTGATAGAGAGTAAAGTGTACTgtttagaaaatcaaaactttgcTCGCCAAAACCTACTGCATTGATTAAAGGATCATAAGCAGCCTCAGTAAGGTATGCCAAAGTGGTCCCAGTATCAACTATGGTTCCTTTGTTGCTTGAAGTAGAAAATGCTGATGGGTCAATGGACAGAGTTTGGCCATTGACTGAAATGCTCTGCAGATTCAGATTATAATGAGGCCTGAAATTGTGGCAATGCAGTTGATTAGTCAACTTATGGCagtcaattattttatttttcaaatgttcATTATTTATAGAGAAGTGAATGAAAGTTCCATGGCACTTAACATATCACAATCCAAATAAAATGCATAAAAGTTGTCTGAAAactaaagaataaattgacatgttgccaaatgtagctgcttcTACAATTTTTTCCCCCCATTAACAGAATTATTACTTTCCTCTAGTGTTTCTGTAAAATCACTATTATAGTTACATCTGCTCATGACTCCCCTTTACGTGAAACAaacaatttgttttgttctacTGAAAAACTACTTCCATTTcaaacttaaaaagaaaacctaaAAAGGCCTAACAGCACAAAGATGGGTCATTTGGACCTATATAAGCAAGACATGGAGAACTGCAGGCAGAAATGACTGAGGCTATGTAGGAACAAGTTCTAATCTATCAGAAATTTATCAAAGTGAATCAATAGCATGATATCTTTCGGAGGCTGATATGAAAAATgccaaagaaacaaaaacggGGATGAAAAATAGTTTCCTggaacaaaaataacatactGTGATGGGACGAGTGGAGAATAAACTATATTCGGTTCCACAATCTCACCAAGAACCAATATACCCCCGCCATTACTATCCCCTTTTAAACAGTGAGAGAACACTCTTGGTGTTAACCCCTGAGAAGAAAGCTGTGAGATTACAGACATAGACTGTTGGCCAAACCCAAAGATCCCATCAACTGCTCTATCTGACTTCGTCAAGTCTCCAGTCTGCATGGTGCTACACCTGTTCCATAATCCACCTATCAAGATTAGTTTCTAATACCTGAACAACAAGACATAGTTGAAAAAACCACAATGTTAAGCTTGACTGAGTTTCTAGCTCACCCAAACATAATTTGAGCTGTAGAATTTGTTGTCAAAGAACCCTGAAGAATAGTGTCTAAGTGCAAGAAATCTGCTACATAATAGCCTGATGTCCCGCTACCATCTCCATATTGGAACGTGTAACTACACTGATTGCTCTCAGAAGAACAGCCAGAATCTGCCGTATTAAGACCTAAACTGCATCTTTGGTCAGAACAACGGACCAATGAGGCTGTTGATGAGCTACTGGGATCAAAGAAATTGAGCTGAATCTGTTGCAGTAGCAAGTAAAATCAGTCGAAAAATTTCAGAcccaacaactccattttatgactctaattttaacaatttgacaacaaatagaaaatttacaTATAAGGAAATGCAAAATTTACTTGGAGTCCACTTGTCCCTGGGCAACCATTGCAAGAACTGCAACTGACCCACAAAACATCACTTCCTGTATCAATCTGCACATGAAATTCTCTTGGTGGAGAACCCAATTGCACTTTTGTATAATAAAGCCTaaaagaacccaaaaaaaggaaaaaaaaaaataaaactaacaaCAAAGCCAATAAAACAACCAAAtttaatcacaattttaaacAAATGCTGCAtacaaaagcaagaaaaataaaaaaacagtCAAATGCAAACTAAGCAACAACAATTCCAGAAACCACcaaacaaaaagcaaatatttttgaaaacaaaaacaaacccATTACTCAAACTTTAACAAacatatatctatatatatatatatatatataaggttTTTTGACATAGCAAAATTACCCAACAACAAAGGGATCATAGGTCCCTTCGACAGAAAAATCAACGACCCCAGCAGCAGACTGTAACAATCTGCCATGTCTGACCCTGTCACGAGCTATAAGCTGACTCAACTCCACTTTATGACTCGCCGGAATCGCCCTTTCAAGCGTCAGAGTCACCGGAAAATGACCCATCACCGCCGCCACCGGTAACAACAAGACGGCGACTAAAATTCCCAGTGGCGCCATTAATAAATGTTACTGCCTTAAACACACAAACTACAAAGCAACAAGAACGcagttgaaacttgaaagaatgTTCCAAAGGCTCTAAATCGTTATTCTGAAGAGAATGAGAGAGAAATGAGGAAAGTTAAGACGCAAcagaaaatttgaatttttttttttttacaatttcataAACAGAAGTTTTGGAACAAGGAGTTTGATGATGACAgagtttcaaaaaattatgtatgGATCACGTTTccgctatatatatatatatatatatatataattaatattaattatcagTTATTTAATGGGACGTGGAACTTTCACTGTGAGATTCTTGTTTGGCTAACAACTACACATCATGTGCGTGATTACTacgcttttttatttttcgttaaaatttttttatcatttttttccaGGTGTTATTCAACAATTTACTGTAACACGTTAGaataagaatatatttttgaagaatattttgggttttttaAGTCAGAAAACATAAGATGGtgttttcatatatatatatatagaaattaattaaatgtgcTAATAATGTCCACTTTGGTGTTCCAATCAAAACTATTGGCACACTTTAATTGTGAATGACGTTGCTTAACGAGACATTATTTGTGGACTTGTCAAAAATGAACttgccccaaaaaaaaaaaagaaaaaagaaaaaaaaatccttccAGAGCATTTGCACGTTTGTAATTTATTCTTCATTTGTTGATCAGCATTGAAGTGGACAGACTTAAttctatatttgtttttattaatctttcatggttattttttgttattttaaaaaaggaataaatgaTTATCttacttaaaattattgtaacaaaTGCATGAATCATCACGCCCACTCACAAGTAAATTTCCtagccaaaaaataaataaaaagagggcGCAGTCCCACCAATTCAATTTCTCAACCGTTCAAATAAACGGCAAAGATTTTGATCTTCGAAAAATTAATCCCACTAATTTGGGCACTTTAACAAAAACCAAggcacaattattttacattttcacTTTATCTGTTTGGTCCgcttttttttagttttacgtgtgttaaaaaaaaaaaaaaagaagacaagACAAACACAGATTAGCCTCCACGTCAgttatcttttactttttatcctatttttttttaaaaatatatatatatatatccatgAAGCGAAAGCTGAGTTGGTTTGTCTTTGTCATTAATGACCAATCTACCCCTAGTTTTCAGCTACTTCTTCTAGTGTCATCCGTAGCTGGAAAAGCATAAAGAAGGGTGGACATAGTTGATATTTTCGTAATAGATAAGGGTATATTTGGACTAGTAATTTTTCGTTTCCCGAGGCAGATCATATTGAGTGTTTGACCGGCAGCCGTATGGCCCGTATCTGCTCGATACGGACgtgtacctttttttttttttttttttacctgaAAACTCTACATTTAAATTACACcactatttttcttaattgacaGTGGCaatactgtaatttttttctttcttgttttgtataattattattgacgATCAATCAATAATTGCAGTTGATTACAATATTGTGGGCGATTTTTGTTCCAATATTGTGTGCAAGATGATCTTATTAAGCGACTTATATTGTCTCCCCCATAAGCCTTCTGCACCAAATCGAAAGCAAAGAAAGTAAAGAGatgaaaaagcaaaagttaAGAACAGAAGTGCGTGTGGTCTCTCTTCGACCTTGCTTTTGAATCCCTTTTTTCACTTAGTGGATCAAAAATTTAGGTCAAGTTAATAACCTAACACacacattaattattaaagcgaAGAACGCAGTATGGCACAATTGTCTCACTGGCTTTGCCTCCACTTAGCCTTTTTTAGATTCATCGATGATGTGATGCTCGTATATACAACAACATATAcactgattttttctttttcttattataaaatttttatggtgcCGAGAGTATAGCCTATACGAGACAAGAAAATGCAACCTTATCCCATTTGAGAGGGGCACATGAAAATTTGTCACTTGGCATTAAGAACGCATGGAGCCTGGCGTCTTCGATCATCACTTAACTACAACCCAATACGTCACTGCATGTGTTTGATGGCCTATGTACAAATTTAGCACATGCTGGCATCTAAATGATTGATATAAAAGCTGTAATATTTGGTCTTCGGTGCGAATATCTGCActaaaaagaatgaaattttaacaatatatGATTGTTTTGCTGTAATACaatctgttttctttttctccctttttGTTAAGATGTTTTAATTCGAATTCGTAGCTcgtaaaattaaagtaaacccccccccccccaaaaaaaaagaaaaaaaaggaaggcTAGGGCAAATGCTCGATCGACTTTGGTGGGTCTAGTCATCTGTGATTGAAGCAAAACATAATGATGAGAAGATGAtcttttcaattattgttataAGGTCTATTGCTTTAGTTTATTCAGCAAGTTGCGGGTACAAATACAATAAAGTTAAGCCATTAACAGAACAGTTGCAAGGACTCAAAAAAGAGTGTTTGTTCAAGTGGATGCAACTTGTTTTTCTTAGCAACAAAGAAAAGTCCACAGACAGCACTGTGGAAtccgaaaaaagaaaaactatcACCATAAAACAAGTTCTAATTCACACGCGTCGCACTTTAGTCATTTTCTCGATCTTCAGGAATCAACAAACTAAATCCTAAAATCAGATCATCCGCGATTCATTTGATATGATGTTAAagatttatcttttaattaattgacactAAGTTTTGGCTCGTGCATGAAACTGATGGGTTTAAAACAGAGAAACCGATGAGCTTTTGATCagaagaaataattatataactgAAATTCTTCACCCCTTTCCCCAACGGGATACAAAAATTATGTGTATTGTTTTTATTGACTGAGCTATAAGATTGAGACAATATGGGAAGAGGAAGACCAAGTGGATGCATGGCACCCACATGCATTTAGAATTGAGAAGGAAGCTTCTCTTTTCctatcattactttttttggAAAGTGAC
This window of the Citrus sinensis cultivar Valencia sweet orange chromosome 8, DVS_A1.0, whole genome shotgun sequence genome carries:
- the LOC102629407 gene encoding aspartic proteinase 36, encoding MAPLGILVAVLLLPVAAVMGHFPVTLTLERAIPASHKVELSQLIARDRVRHGRLLQSAAGVVDFSVEGTYDPFVVGLYYTKVQLGSPPREFHVQIDTGSDVLWVSCSSCNGCPGTSGLQIQLNFFDPSSSSTASLVRCSDQRCSLGLNTADSGCSSESNQCSYTFQYGDGSGTSGYYVADFLHLDTILQGSLTTNSTAQIMFGCSTMQTGDLTKSDRAVDGIFGFGQQSMSVISQLSSQGLTPRVFSHCLKGDSNGGGILVLGEIVEPNIVYSPLVPSQPHYNLNLQSISVNGQTLSIDPSAFSTSSNKGTIVDTGTTLAYLTEAAYDPLINAITSSVSQSVRPVLTKGNQCFLITSSTAIFPQISFNFAGGASLILNAQEYLIQQNSVGGTAVWCIGIQKIQGQTILGDLVLKDKIFVYDLAGQRIGWSNYDCSMSVNVSTTSNTGRSEFVNAGQLSDNSSRRNVPQKLIPKCIIAFLLHICMLGSYLFL